The DNA window CATGGCGGTTTTGAAGATGGCAAACGCGACCCGGGGGTGGTTGCCGGGGATACCACCGAAGCACAGGAAATGATTCGCTTGCGGGATATGGTGGTCTCGGAGTTGCGATCGCGGGATTTGGAAGTTTTGTCGGTTCCTGACGATCTGAGTTTAGTGCAAACTGTGGACTGGATCAACCTGCGTACCCGTGCTGGGGATATTGCCCTGGAGTTGCATGCCAATTCTTCTTCCAATCCCGATGCTAAGGGGGCAACGGCGTTTTACATTGCCAACAACGACCAACGTCGCAAACACGCCGAACTGATGCTGATGGCTTTGCAGCGGCGGGTTCCCCAACTAACCTCTAGAGGGGCAAAACCGGATACGGAAAGCGGTACGGGAAAATTGGCGTTTTGCCGCTGGATTATCACGCCGTCGGTGTATTTGGAAGTGGCGTTTTTGACCAATCCCCAACAGCGATCGCTATTGCAAAACCGCCGTCGGGATTTTGCGTTGGGGATTGCTGATGGATTGGCCGCTTGGTTGCGGGGAACTTCTTTACCTACCCCCACTCCGACGCCGACGCCATCGCCGACCCCTACTCCCACGCCTCAGGAAGAATATCCCAGCATTGGTATCAATCTTAACGGTCAGAATTACGGCGAACAGGGGATTATTGTCAATGGCAATGCTTACGTACCGGTGGAGTTGGTGGATAGTTTTGGTATCGATGCTGCCCAAGCGCAGGAGTTGCGCCGCATGAACTACAAGAGTATCGTCTACGTCCGCGCGGTGGATTTGCGGGAGTACAATGTCTCGGTGGGTTGGGATAACGATACCCGCACGGTGATTTTGCGATCGATTTTAAATCTTTGTCCCGGCCAAATGGACCGAATTATGCGTCAGGGCAATACGACGGAAGTGCAGTTAATGATGTTTCTCAAGTCAAACAATCAAAATGTCTTAGATGACTATCCGGATATTGCCAAGTTATACCGCGAGGAAGCCACTGTGGAAGGGGTCAATTACGATATTGCTTTTTGTCAAATGTGTTTGGAGACGGATTTCTTACGTTTTGGGGGCGATATTGAGCCGACACAAAATAATTTTGCCGATTTGGGTGATATTAGTTCGGCGCAGGGCAGTGCTTCGTTTTCCAGTGCCCGTTTGGGGGTGAGGGCACAAATCCAGCATTTGAAGGCTTATGCCAGTACGGAACCGTTGGTACAAGAGGTGGTAGACCCCAGGTTTCGGTTTGTGAGTCGGGGAATTGCCCCGCTGGTTCCCCAGTTGAGCGGTCGT is part of the Geitlerinema sp. PCC 9228 genome and encodes:
- a CDS encoding N-acetylmuramoyl-L-alanine amidase, yielding MGRIFLSAGHGGFEDGKRDPGVVAGDTTEAQEMIRLRDMVVSELRSRDLEVLSVPDDLSLVQTVDWINLRTRAGDIALELHANSSSNPDAKGATAFYIANNDQRRKHAELMLMALQRRVPQLTSRGAKPDTESGTGKLAFCRWIITPSVYLEVAFLTNPQQRSLLQNRRRDFALGIADGLAAWLRGTSLPTPTPTPTPSPTPTPTPQEEYPSIGINLNGQNYGEQGIIVNGNAYVPVELVDSFGIDAAQAQELRRMNYKSIVYVRAVDLREYNVSVGWDNDTRTVILRSILNLCPGQMDRIMRQGNTTEVQLMMFLKSNNQNVLDDYPDIAKLYREEATVEGVNYDIAFCQMCLETDFLRFGGDIEPTQNNFADLGDISSAQGSASFSSARLGVRAQIQHLKAYASTEPLVQEVVDPRFRFVSRGIAPLVPQLSGRWTADKEYGRKIMSLVRRLYESAGLM